In Horticoccus luteus, the following proteins share a genomic window:
- the infB gene encoding translation initiation factor IF-2 — protein MSIRIHKLAEELGLENKELLSLLRERKIIGAEVKSVSSTVDNINADALREEFGPRAAAVATEAVASPAEETTGEGAAAPQHPEEPEVSRVNLPAGVFVKSADDIVREKEAAAKAAAAAKNPPPTPVPAAAPAARPAASVPPPLPAKAPPSVPPPLPPIAKAPPSVPAPVSAPRPVNAPPMIPAPLRAPATPPVTARPLSAAPSTPPPISRPPSAPVPPPVVSAPPLAPAVPGAGAIAPATSSGEVKLLPMKPPIIVRDLAVALGLKPFKLISEVSQATGGFAGINSSLDEPVAMKIAEKYGFLLEVKHRGEAVAPQKVKTADTKAKIEEEEQKNLTPRPPVICILGHVDHGKTSLLDAIRKANVASGEAGGITQHIGAYQIEFQGKKLTFLDTPGHAAFSKMRARGADVTDIAVLVVAADDGFMPQTDEALKHAQNADVAIIVAVNKMDVKGANIEQVKSQMQQRNIAPEDWGGETITVPVSAIKGTGVDQLLEMILLQAEVLELKANPKAEASGVVIESEIEIGRGSVATVIVQRGTLRVGDALVCGQHWTRVKALFSDKGEQIKEATPSTPVRIIGWSGTPDSGATFRAVKNPREAERLAEEAEQRTRKEATVAAAEPKEVSVEQLFADIAATQHKVLKLLIKTDVFGSTEALRSVLDGIKSTKVQVEVLAADVGLVTKNDVLMASASGAVIVGFNTKLENGVTPLAKHHNVRIESFQIIYELGDKVREMMADLLEPEQKEAKLGAAEVRATFPLAKGFVAGCLVTEGKINRNAMSRLRRGREVVYEGKVDTLKRFKDDANEVRAGLECGIKLDDFNGYQIGDVIESYEIQKVRASL, from the coding sequence ATGAGTATACGTATCCACAAGCTGGCCGAAGAACTCGGTCTAGAGAACAAGGAACTCCTCTCGCTGTTGAGGGAGCGCAAAATCATTGGCGCCGAGGTGAAGTCCGTCTCCAGCACTGTGGATAACATCAACGCGGATGCCTTGCGCGAAGAATTTGGCCCGCGCGCGGCGGCGGTCGCCACGGAAGCAGTAGCGTCTCCTGCGGAGGAGACGACCGGGGAGGGCGCGGCCGCTCCGCAGCATCCCGAGGAGCCAGAAGTCTCCCGCGTGAATCTCCCCGCCGGTGTGTTTGTAAAATCGGCCGACGATATCGTGCGCGAAAAGGAAGCCGCGGCGAAGGCTGCGGCAGCGGCGAAGAATCCGCCGCCCACGCCGGTTCCGGCCGCCGCACCCGCGGCACGCCCCGCCGCCAGTGTGCCGCCCCCGTTGCCGGCGAAAGCACCGCCTTCGGTGCCGCCGCCATTGCCGCCCATCGCCAAGGCGCCTCCGTCCGTTCCGGCGCCGGTGTCCGCACCGCGTCCCGTGAACGCGCCGCCCATGATTCCCGCGCCCTTGCGCGCGCCGGCCACGCCGCCGGTGACGGCCCGTCCGCTTTCCGCTGCTCCCTCGACACCGCCGCCGATTTCTCGTCCGCCTTCTGCGCCTGTGCCGCCTCCGGTGGTGTCAGCGCCGCCTTTGGCGCCGGCGGTGCCCGGCGCGGGTGCCATCGCGCCTGCGACGAGTTCAGGCGAAGTGAAATTGCTGCCGATGAAGCCGCCGATTATCGTGCGGGACTTGGCAGTGGCGCTCGGTCTGAAGCCATTTAAGCTCATCAGTGAAGTAAGTCAGGCGACCGGTGGATTCGCGGGCATCAATTCCAGCCTGGACGAGCCGGTCGCGATGAAAATCGCGGAGAAATACGGTTTCCTTTTGGAAGTGAAGCATCGCGGTGAAGCGGTGGCGCCTCAGAAGGTAAAGACGGCCGACACGAAGGCGAAGATTGAAGAAGAAGAGCAGAAGAATCTCACGCCGCGTCCTCCGGTTATTTGCATTCTGGGTCACGTCGATCACGGCAAAACCTCGCTGTTGGACGCGATCCGGAAGGCGAACGTGGCGAGCGGTGAAGCGGGCGGCATCACGCAACACATCGGTGCCTACCAGATTGAATTCCAAGGCAAGAAGTTGACGTTCCTCGATACGCCGGGCCACGCCGCGTTTTCAAAAATGCGCGCGCGAGGTGCGGACGTCACCGATATCGCGGTGTTGGTGGTCGCAGCGGACGACGGTTTCATGCCGCAGACCGACGAGGCCTTGAAGCATGCGCAGAATGCCGATGTCGCCATCATCGTCGCGGTGAACAAGATGGACGTGAAAGGTGCGAACATCGAGCAGGTGAAATCGCAGATGCAGCAGCGCAACATCGCTCCGGAAGACTGGGGCGGGGAGACGATCACCGTGCCGGTATCGGCCATCAAAGGGACGGGCGTCGATCAGTTGCTCGAAATGATTTTGCTCCAAGCCGAGGTGCTTGAGCTGAAGGCGAACCCCAAGGCGGAAGCCAGCGGTGTCGTCATCGAATCGGAGATCGAAATCGGGCGCGGCTCCGTCGCCACCGTCATTGTGCAACGCGGCACGCTTCGGGTCGGCGATGCTTTGGTGTGCGGCCAGCATTGGACCCGCGTCAAAGCGCTCTTCAGCGACAAAGGCGAACAGATCAAGGAAGCAACGCCGTCCACGCCGGTGCGCATCATCGGCTGGTCGGGCACGCCGGACAGCGGAGCCACCTTCCGCGCCGTGAAAAATCCCCGCGAGGCCGAACGCCTCGCCGAGGAAGCCGAGCAGCGCACGCGCAAGGAAGCGACCGTCGCCGCGGCCGAACCGAAAGAAGTTTCCGTGGAGCAGCTGTTCGCCGATATCGCGGCCACGCAACACAAGGTCCTCAAGCTGCTCATCAAAACCGATGTATTTGGCTCGACCGAGGCGCTGCGTTCCGTGCTCGACGGCATCAAAAGCACGAAGGTTCAGGTGGAAGTGCTCGCGGCCGACGTAGGTCTGGTCACCAAGAACGACGTGCTGATGGCTAGTGCGTCCGGAGCAGTGATCGTCGGCTTCAATACGAAGTTGGAAAACGGAGTTACGCCGCTCGCCAAGCACCACAACGTGCGCATCGAATCGTTCCAGATCATTTATGAATTGGGCGACAAGGTTCGCGAGATGATGGCGGACCTGCTCGAGCCCGAGCAGAAGGAAGCGAAGTTGGGCGCAGCGGAAGTGCGTGCGACGTTCCCGCTCGCCAAAGGCTTTGTGGCCGGGTGTCTCGTCACGGAAGGCAAGATCAACCGCAATGCGATGTCGCGCCTGCGTCGTGGCCGCGAGGT
- a CDS encoding DUF2851 family protein, with amino-acid sequence MSVTGDVAEMQGLYGAFSFPEKLLQRIWATGEFVRDQLTTIDGQRVTIGQAGKWNLLGGPDFKGARVTIGEGSERTGDVELHLRAEDWANHRHAADPAYRNVILHVVLFPPAAGHVTRGAGGEAIPVAALLPLLHRDLESYADDAAVESLVDQPLDEALREWVGRSAEELTAMLREHAKTRWQRKVRDANRRIERLGWSEACHHAALEILGYRFNRVPMLRTAARWRLAEWVRRGVDPDVAWAAERESWSVQGVRPANHPRVRLRQYATWVRARPDWPEALISAAGRVFEGAGVEATRTFRHKNDLTARRRAWSDLVAGEAVGGTRWDNLVCDGFLPLMAARTGEDLFAPWWHWFSGDLPEGQERALRRAGVFGGRENPAAHGPLQGLLGWRLAREATSAGRGA; translated from the coding sequence ATGAGCGTAACAGGGGATGTGGCTGAGATGCAGGGGTTGTATGGCGCGTTCTCGTTCCCGGAGAAGCTGCTGCAGCGGATTTGGGCGACCGGCGAATTTGTCCGGGACCAGTTGACGACGATCGATGGGCAACGCGTGACGATCGGTCAGGCGGGAAAATGGAATCTGCTGGGCGGGCCGGATTTTAAGGGCGCGCGAGTGACGATCGGCGAGGGCTCGGAGCGAACGGGTGATGTCGAATTGCATCTGAGGGCGGAAGATTGGGCGAACCATCGGCACGCGGCGGATCCAGCTTATCGCAACGTGATCTTGCATGTCGTGCTCTTCCCTCCCGCAGCGGGACATGTCACTCGCGGGGCAGGCGGCGAAGCGATTCCGGTCGCGGCGCTGCTGCCACTTCTTCATCGCGACCTCGAAAGCTACGCGGATGACGCCGCCGTCGAGTCGCTCGTCGATCAACCGCTCGATGAGGCGTTGCGTGAATGGGTCGGCCGCAGCGCGGAGGAGTTGACGGCGATGCTACGCGAGCACGCGAAGACGCGTTGGCAGCGCAAAGTGCGGGATGCGAATCGACGGATCGAACGCTTGGGGTGGAGCGAGGCGTGCCATCACGCGGCGCTCGAAATTCTCGGCTATCGGTTCAATCGCGTGCCCATGCTGCGCACTGCGGCGCGCTGGCGGCTGGCGGAATGGGTGCGGAGAGGGGTCGATCCCGATGTGGCATGGGCGGCCGAGCGTGAGTCTTGGAGTGTGCAAGGTGTGCGGCCGGCCAACCATCCGCGGGTGCGATTGCGTCAATATGCCACGTGGGTGAGGGCTCGGCCGGACTGGCCGGAGGCACTCATCTCTGCGGCAGGAAGGGTGTTTGAAGGAGCGGGTGTCGAGGCCACACGCACGTTTCGTCATAAAAACGATCTCACGGCGAGACGCCGCGCGTGGAGTGACCTCGTGGCGGGTGAAGCCGTGGGAGGCACGAGGTGGGACAATCTGGTCTGCGATGGCTTCCTGCCGCTGATGGCTGCGCGCACAGGCGAAGATTTGTTTGCTCCGTGGTGGCACTGGTTTTCCGGTGATCTGCCGGAAGGGCAGGAGCGGGCGTTGCGACGGGCGGGCGTTTTCGGGGGCCGGGAAAATCCGGCGGCGCATGGACCGTTGCAAGGATTGCTCGGCTGGCGGTTGGCGCGTGAAGCAACGAGCGCGGGGCGCGGAGCTTGA
- the nusA gene encoding transcription termination factor NusA — translation MSSEILSVLEYMEKEKGISRVEMIATIANALKTAAQKGINSGQELRIDINPKNGQLHAWSLMKVVDSVGNPKTEIHVEKAQAVKPGAMLGDMIEREIDPSTLGRIAAQTARQAVMQRLRQFEKDRIYDDFKDQVGNIVTGTVRRRERNDLFVDLGKAEAVLLGKEQVPGEDYQPGERVRCLLLSIDSTPRGPEIILSRASPKFVRRLFELEVTEIADGTVRIDAFAREPGYRTKIAVTSTDPKVDPVGACVGARGARVKTIVRELGGEKIDIVKFFPGPREMVIEALKPAVPREINIDERNHRIVLRVATDDLAVVIGRKGQNARLTSRLIGWRLDIEEFKAEGDDPVGAAVSALVKAFNLPDEVARRLVGMGINSPAVFEGVTEEDLVEGGFAPEEAHDIIARTQK, via the coding sequence ATGAGCAGCGAAATTTTATCCGTCTTAGAATACATGGAGAAGGAGAAGGGGATCAGTCGGGTCGAGATGATCGCCACGATTGCCAATGCCCTGAAGACCGCCGCGCAAAAAGGGATCAACTCCGGCCAGGAGCTGCGGATCGATATCAATCCGAAGAATGGCCAGTTACATGCGTGGTCGCTGATGAAGGTGGTGGATTCCGTGGGTAACCCGAAGACGGAAATTCACGTGGAAAAGGCGCAGGCCGTGAAGCCCGGCGCCATGTTGGGCGACATGATTGAACGCGAGATCGATCCGTCGACGCTGGGCCGGATCGCGGCGCAAACGGCGCGGCAAGCGGTCATGCAACGTCTGCGGCAGTTTGAGAAGGATCGCATTTACGACGACTTCAAGGATCAGGTGGGCAACATCGTGACGGGCACGGTGCGGCGGCGTGAGCGCAACGATTTGTTCGTCGATCTCGGCAAGGCCGAGGCGGTGTTGCTGGGCAAGGAACAGGTGCCGGGCGAAGATTACCAGCCTGGCGAACGCGTGCGCTGCCTGCTGCTCTCGATCGATTCGACGCCGCGCGGACCGGAAATCATTTTGTCGCGCGCGAGTCCGAAATTTGTTCGCCGCCTGTTCGAACTCGAGGTCACGGAGATCGCGGACGGCACCGTGCGCATCGATGCGTTCGCCCGTGAGCCGGGTTACCGGACCAAGATTGCGGTGACCTCGACGGATCCGAAGGTGGATCCGGTGGGAGCATGTGTGGGCGCGCGGGGCGCGCGAGTGAAGACGATTGTCCGCGAGCTCGGCGGGGAAAAGATCGACATCGTCAAGTTCTTCCCTGGTCCGCGGGAGATGGTGATTGAGGCGTTGAAGCCGGCGGTGCCGCGCGAGATCAACATCGACGAACGCAACCACCGGATCGTGTTGCGAGTCGCGACGGATGATTTGGCCGTGGTGATCGGGCGCAAGGGACAGAACGCGCGTCTGACCTCGCGGCTGATCGGGTGGCGCCTTGACATCGAAGAGTTCAAAGCGGAGGGTGACGATCCTGTGGGCGCGGCCGTGTCGGCGCTGGTGAAAGCGTTTAACCTGCCCGACGAAGTTGCCCGCCGACTGGTGGGCATGGGAATCAATTCGCCCGCCGTGTTCGAAGGTGTAACCGAGGAAGATCTGGTCGAAGGTGGCTTCGCTCCAGAGGAAGCCCACGACATCATCGCCCGCACCCAGAAGTAA
- a CDS encoding NYN domain-containing protein produces MAPEQHLIIDGPNVMHAWPELRPLLRRERNTARERLISSATSLHDAAGCRVTVVFDGRGSEVTVEHPAGQASFTVIFTSSGLTADDVIEQMVGRARRPEDCVVSTADIAERSTVEALGAAVISPDELARRISGAQERIRAVLTHAADCSRKRK; encoded by the coding sequence GTGGCTCCTGAGCAGCATCTCATTATCGACGGTCCGAATGTGATGCACGCCTGGCCGGAACTGCGGCCACTCTTGCGGCGGGAACGCAACACCGCCCGGGAGCGTCTCATCAGCAGTGCCACGAGCTTGCACGACGCCGCGGGTTGCCGCGTGACGGTGGTATTCGACGGGCGTGGATCCGAGGTAACGGTAGAACACCCCGCGGGTCAGGCGAGCTTCACGGTCATTTTCACCTCGAGCGGGCTGACCGCGGACGATGTCATTGAACAGATGGTGGGCCGCGCACGACGACCAGAGGATTGTGTCGTCTCCACCGCGGACATCGCGGAGCGATCGACCGTTGAGGCGTTGGGTGCGGCCGTGATTTCCCCGGACGAGTTGGCGCGCCGTATCAGCGGTGCGCAGGAGAGGATCCGGGCAGTGTTAACCCACGCGGCTGATTGCTCGCGGAAACGGAAGTGA